The following proteins come from a genomic window of Vanessa tameamea isolate UH-Manoa-2023 chromosome 6, ilVanTame1 primary haplotype, whole genome shotgun sequence:
- the LOC113393399 gene encoding odorant receptor 49b-like, with protein sequence MIRSFLDSFKDPQRPLLAPSYWYLKKIGLILPENKINKVIFVIIHELVTVFVITQYTELYMIRSDLDLVITNLKVSIVSVICIVKTNTFIFWQSSWKEVIDYVTEADNDERQDSDTAMGHILSSYTKYCHRLVKCYWILLLSTFFCVTGTPLIRYLSSSNYRNAISNGTEPFPHIFSSWVPFDKYSFPGCWVTVCLHIFICAYGAMIMTAYDTIALVTMVFFGGKLELLRERCKKMFGCDGLGVTDEQARTALRDVHIVHVHLIKYSRLFDSLLSPVMFLYVVMCSFMLCASAFQLTLATNTTQKLLMAQYLIFGIVVPFMFCWHSNNVLEQSNQAIMGPYESEWWVIGSKQRKDVLILTEQLKIFQAYSAGPFNKLTLSTFVSILKGAYSYYALLRN encoded by the exons ATGATTCGATCATTTTTGGATAGCTTTAAAGATCCACAGCGACCACTTCTTGCTCCAAGTTATTggtatcttaaaaaaattggTCTAATTTTAccggaaaacaaaataaataaagtaattttcgtGATAATTCATGAATTAGTAACCGTTTTTGTTATTACACAATACACAGAGCTGTATATGATAAGATCAGATTTGGATCTCGTAATCACAAACCTGAAGGTATCAATAGTTAGTGTTATATGTAtcgtaaaaacaaatacatttatcttTTGGCAGTCAAGTTGGAAAGAAGTTATTGATTACGTAACTGAAGCTGATAATGATGAACGTCAAGATTCCGACACGGCTATGGGCCACATTTTAAGCTCATATACAAAATACTGTCATCGCTTGGTAAAATGTTACTGGATCCTTTTATTAAGCACCTTCTTCTGTGTAACGGGAACTCCTCTCATAAGGTATCTCTCGTCGTCAAATTATCGCAATGCCATTAGTAACGGGACCGAGCCTTTTCCGCACATATTCAGCTCTTGGGTACCTTTTGACAAATACAGTTTCCCTGGCTGTTGGGTAACAGTATGTCTTCATATTTTCATATGTGCATATGGCGCTATGATTATGACAGCGTACGATACGATAGCACTGGTGACCATGGTATTTTTTGGAGGCAAGCTGGAACTGTTGCGTGAAAGGTGCAAGAAAATGTTTGGCTGCGATGGCTTGGGTGTTACTGACGAACAAGCCAGAACAGCGCTTCGTGACGTGCATATCGTGCATgtacatttaataaa GTATTCGAGATTATTTGACTCTTTATTGTCACCGGTAATGTTTTTATACGTAGTAATGTGCTCGTTTATGCTTTGTGCGAGTGCGTTTCAGCTCACC TTAGCGACCAACACAACGCAGAAACTGTTGATGGCACAATACTTGATTTTCGGAATAGTTGTGCCATTTATGTTTTGTTGGCATAGTAACAATGTTCTTGAACAA AGCAACCAAGCGATAATGGGACCCTACGAAAGCGAGTGGTGGGTAATAGGGTCAAAACAAAGAAAGGATGTTCTCATTCTAACTGAGCAGCTAAAAATATTCCAGGCGTACAGCGCGGGACCATTCAATAAACTGACCCTTTCGACATTTGTATCA ATCTTAAAAGGTGCCTACAGCTACTACGCACTCTTGAGGAATTAG
- the LOC113393402 gene encoding THAP domain-containing protein 2-like: protein MVCCAVTMCKNTSTKISKNKDGITFHRFPRDPDRRCLWEIAVNREDEWSASAFSAVCSEHFDIKDFYITEGGLRRLSVDAVPCVNISACQIPKPTFSNLPIDVKPSDSDEVMKLKFKVNRLEIIAENRKRRLHMMWQGRRRLRKKLERMKCIIKHLIRYKEDKLSENK, encoded by the exons ATGGTGTGCTGCGCTGTCACTATGTGCAAAAACACATCtacaaaaatatctaagaataaAGATGGGATTACATTTCACAG ATTTCCTCGTGATCCTGATCGACGATGCCTGTGGGAGATAGCTGTGAACCGTGAGGATGAATGGTCAGCTTCAGCCTTTAGTGCAGTGTGTTCTGAACATTTCGATATAAAGGATTTCTACATAACAGAGGGTGGGTTGCGCCGCCTGTCTGTAGATGCTGTCCCGTGCGTAAATATTTCT GCTTGTCAAATACCCAAGCCAACTTTTTCAAATCTTCCAATTGATGTGAAGCCTTCGGACTCAGATGAAgtcatgaaattaaaatttaaagtaaacagACTTGAGATTATAGCTGAGAACAGAAAACGTAGATTACATATGATGTGGCAAGGCCGAAGGAGACTCAGGAAAAAACTTGAAAGAATGAAGTGTATAATTAAGCATCTTATCAGATATAAGGAAGACAAGCTCTCAGAAAACAAGTAA